One part of the Lycium ferocissimum isolate CSIRO_LF1 chromosome 8, AGI_CSIRO_Lferr_CH_V1, whole genome shotgun sequence genome encodes these proteins:
- the LOC132067341 gene encoding polygalacturonase-1 non-catalytic subunit beta translates to MLTKILLPSCILLVLLSSLPSFNVVVAGDGENGNPFTPKGYLIRYWKKQVSNNLPKPWFLLNKASPLNAAQYATYTKLVADQNALTTQLQSFCSSANLMCAPDLLPSLEKHSGDVHFTSYSDKNFTNYGTNNPGVGFNSFKNYSDGENIPVDSFRRYGRGSPHDQKFANYAPDGNVIDQSFNTYTSHSNGGKGEFKNYGPNVNVPNIKFTSYSDQGVGADQEFTTYSQGANAGDQSFQNYGKNANGADSKFTSYGTDTNVLGSTFTNYGQNSNGGDQNFTSYATNGNNPQNNFKNYGVSGNGPSETFANYRDQSNVGDDKFSNYVKDANAGEANFTNYGQSFNEGTDVFTGYGKGANDPHVNFKTYGVNNTFKDYVKDTATFSNYQNKSSQVLASLTEVNGGKKVNNRWVEPGKFFREKMLKSGTVMPMPNIKDKMPKRSFLPRVIAAKLPFSTSKIGELKKIFHAADDSPIAKMIGDALAECERAPSAGETKRCVNSAEDMIDFATSVLGRNVVVRTTENTKGSNGNIMIGSVKGINGGKVTKSVSCHQSLFPYLLYYCHSVPKVRVYEADILDPNSKARINHGVAICHVDTSMWGPTHGAFVALGSGPGKIEVCHWIFENDMTWAIAD, encoded by the exons ATGCTCACTAAAATTCTTCTTCCTTCCTGCATCTTGCTTGTTCTTTTGTCCTCATTACCATCTTTCAAT GTTGTTGTGGCTGGAGATGGAGAAAATGGGAACCCATTTACACCAAAAGGCTATCTAATTAGGTACTGGaagaaacaagtttcaaataacTTGCCAAAACCATGGTTCCTGCTCAACAAGGCATCCCCATTGAATGCTGCACAATATGCAACTTACACAAAGCTTGTTGCAGATCAAAATGCACTCACCACACAACTTCAATCCTTTTGCTCTTCAGCAAATCTCATGTGTGCACCAGATTTGTTACCAAGTCTTGAAAAACACAGTGGCGATGTTCACTTTACCTCTTATAGTGACAAAAACTTCACAAATTATGGCACCAATAATCCTGGTGTTGGATTCAACTCATTCAAGAACTACTCTGATGGAGAAAACATCCCTGTAGATTCTTTCAGGCGCTATGGTAGAGGTTCCCCACATGATCAAAAATTTGCCAATTATGCCCCCGATGGAAATGTTATTGACCAAAGTTTCAACACCTATACCTCACATTCTAATGGGGGTAAAGGTGAATTCAAAAATTATGGCCCAAATGTCAATGTCCCCAATATTAAGTTCACTTCCTATTCTGACCAAGGAGTAGGTGCAGACCAAGAATTCACAACTTACTCACAAGGAGCAAATGCTGGTGACCAATCTTTTCAAAACTATGGCAAAAATGCAAATGGAGCTGATAGTAAATTCACCAGCTATGGGACTGACACAAATGTTTTAGGTTCAACATTTACAAACTATGGCCAGAATTCAAATGGGGGCGACCAAAATTTCACATCTTATGCTACCAATGGTAATAATCCtcaaaataatttcaagaacTATGGTGTTAGCGGTAATGGTCCAAGTGAGACTTTTGCCAACTACAGAGATCAATCAAATGTTGGTGATGACAAGTTCAGTAATTATGTCAAAGATGCAAATGCTGGCGAAGCAAATTTTACCAACTATGGCCAATCTTTCAATGAAGGTACTGATGTATTTACTGGCTATGGTAAAGGGGCTAATGACCCACATGTTAATTTCAAGACTTATGGGGTTAACAACACCTTCAAAGATTATGTCAAAGATACTGCCACTTTTTCTAATTACCAAAACAAAAGTTCACAAGTTTTAGCTTCGTTGACTGAGGTCAACGGTGGCAAAAAGGTGAATAACAGGTGGGTTGAGCCTGGAAAGTTTTTCAGGGAGAAGATGTTGAAGAGTGGTACAGTTATGCCTATGCCAAATATAAAGGATAAGATGCCTAAAAGGTCGTTTCTGCCCCGGGTTATTGCTGCGAAATTACCGTTTTCGACCTCCAAGATTGGTGAGTTGAAGAAAATCTTCCACGCCGCCGATGATTCTCCGATAGCAAAGATGATCGGTGATGCATTGGCGGAGTGTGAAAGAGCACCAAGTGCTGGTGAGACGAAACGGTGTGTTAACTCAGCTgaagatatgattgatttcgcAACTTCAGTGTTGGGCCGAAACGTTGTTGTTAGGACAACTGAGAATACAAAAGGGTCAAACGGAAATATCATGATAGGATCGGTCAAAGGAATCAACGGTGGAAAGGTTACTAAATCAGTGTCTTGTCATCAGAGTTTGTTCCCTTACTTATTGTATTACTGTCATTCGGTTCCTAAGGTTCGGGTCTACGAAGCGGATATTTTGGACCCGAATTCAAAGGCTAGGATCAACCATGGTGTTGCAATTTGCCACGTGGATACTTCTATGTGGGGACCCACTCACGGAGCCTTCGTTGCACTCGGGTCAGGACCCGGGAAAATTGAGGTTTGTCACTGGATATTTGAAAATGATATGACTTGGGCAATTGCTGATTGA